In the Colwellia sp. 20A7 genome, one interval contains:
- the cysZ gene encoding sulfate transporter CysZ, with the protein MSRSTNKQFTTENTPLAQSGAGYLFKGFELIRLKGIRRFVFIPLLVNLVLFSCAFYYIYRELELYMQIIMGWLPSWLDWLSTVLWPLAVVSVLIIFSFLFSTAANWLAAPFNGLLSEKVENLLVGETSSNDSMLTIVKDTPRALGREWTKLAYYIPRAIGFFVLMWILPVIGQVIWFLFVAWMMAIQYKDYPFDNHKISFFDMKQALKKQQGLSYSFGITVTIFAMIPIVNLIIMPVAICGATALWVDHYRKDFL; encoded by the coding sequence ATGTCTAGATCTACAAACAAACAATTTACTACAGAAAATACCCCTTTAGCACAAAGTGGTGCCGGTTATTTATTCAAGGGTTTCGAACTTATTCGTTTAAAAGGTATTCGTCGATTTGTTTTTATACCGTTATTAGTTAATTTAGTGCTTTTTAGTTGTGCATTCTATTATATATATAGAGAGTTAGAACTTTATATGCAGATAATTATGGGGTGGTTACCAAGTTGGCTCGATTGGCTTAGCACTGTTTTATGGCCCTTAGCTGTTGTTTCAGTATTAATAATTTTCTCTTTTTTATTTAGTACTGCTGCGAATTGGCTAGCGGCCCCATTTAATGGTTTATTATCTGAAAAAGTAGAAAACCTTTTAGTCGGCGAAACTAGTTCAAATGATAGTATGTTAACCATTGTAAAAGATACCCCAAGGGCTTTAGGCCGAGAATGGACAAAACTAGCTTATTACATTCCTAGAGCTATCGGCTTCTTTGTTTTAATGTGGATATTGCCAGTTATAGGACAGGTTATTTGGTTTTTATTTGTAGCTTGGATGATGGCAATTCAATATAAAGATTACCCTTTTGACAATCATAAAATTTCTTTTTTCGATATGAAACAGGCATTAAAAAAACAACAAGGATTAAGTTATAGTTTTGGCATTACGGTAACAATATTCGCCATGATACCTATTGTTAATCTAATTATTATGCCGGTTGCAATTTGTGGTGCAACGGCTCTTTGGGTTGATCATTATCGTAAAGACTTCTTATAA
- a CDS encoding FKBP-type peptidyl-prolyl cis-trans isomerase yields the protein MSENKYETIEQRVSYGVGRQLGDQLRNNPFKEFDITAVQAGIADALTNAASQVSDEDLNEAFTVVSKKLQEQEQAIAKEKAAEGEAFLAENAKRDEVTVTESGLQYEVIETGDGDKPTAASTVRVHYHGTFSNGDVFDSSVERGQPAEFPVGGVIAGWTEALQLMTEGSKWKLTVPYNLAYGEQGSQGAIPPYATLVFDVELISIVS from the coding sequence ATGTCTGAAAACAAATACGAAACAATTGAGCAACGTGTAAGCTACGGTGTAGGTCGTCAATTAGGTGATCAATTACGTAACAACCCTTTTAAAGAATTTGATATTACTGCAGTACAAGCAGGTATTGCTGATGCATTAACTAATGCTGCAAGCCAAGTATCAGATGAAGACTTAAATGAAGCTTTCACTGTAGTTTCTAAAAAGTTACAAGAACAAGAGCAAGCCATCGCTAAAGAAAAAGCAGCTGAAGGCGAAGCCTTTTTAGCTGAAAATGCTAAACGCGATGAAGTTACTGTTACAGAGTCTGGTTTACAATACGAAGTAATTGAAACTGGTGACGGTGATAAACCAACAGCTGCTAGCACTGTTCGTGTTCATTATCATGGTACATTCTCAAATGGTGATGTATTTGACAGCTCAGTTGAACGTGGTCAGCCAGCAGAGTTTCCAGTTGGCGGCGTAATCGCTGGTTGGACAGAAGCATTACAGTTAATGACTGAAGGCAGCAAGTGGAAGCTAACTGTTCCTTATAATTTAGCGTATGGTGAACAAGGCTCACAAGGTGCTATCCCACCTTATGCTACTTTAGTATTTGATGTGGAATTAATTAGCATTGTTAGCTAA
- the tkt gene encoding transketolase → MSSRQELANAIRVLSMDSVQKAKSGHPGAPMGMADIAEVLWRDYLNHNPTDPNWADRDRFILSNGHGSMLIYSLLHLSGYDLSIDDLKNFRQLHSKTPGHPEYGYTPGVETTTGPLGAGISNAVGMAIAEKTLAAQFNRENHDIVDHFTYCFLGDGCLMEGISHEVCSLAGTLGLGKLITFWDDNGISIDGHVEGWFTDNTPQRFEAYGWHVISVDGHDSEAIAAAIVEAKSVTDKPSMICCKTIIGFGSPNKSGTHDCHGAPLGDDEIAATREFLNWPHAPFEVPENVYSQWDQKAKGAAKQVSWNEKFSAYQAAYPELASEFERRVIKGELPQDFEEKANEFIQQCHENGENIASRKASQNAIEAFGPVLPEMLGGSADLAGSNLTLWSGSKGIETDPAGNYIFYGVREFGMSGIMNGVSLHGGFINYGATFMMFMEYARNAVRMSALMGIQNIFVYTHDSIGQGEDGPTHQPIEQLTNLRTTPNLTTWRPCDATESAVAWKAAVQSQKAPSALIFSRQGLPAMVRSQTQVSDIAKGGYILQNCEGTPDVILIATGSEVALAIDSAKSLTEQGTKVRVVSMPSTNVFDAQTSDYKESVLPANVTKRVAIEAAHVDFWAKYVGLNGAVVGMTTFGESAPGNVLLEHFGFTVDNVIKTVNAL, encoded by the coding sequence ATGTCATCGCGTCAAGAACTAGCCAATGCCATTCGTGTTTTAAGCATGGATAGCGTACAAAAAGCAAAATCAGGACACCCAGGTGCCCCTATGGGCATGGCAGATATTGCTGAAGTCTTATGGCGTGATTATTTAAACCATAACCCAACTGACCCTAATTGGGCAGACCGTGATAGATTTATTCTTTCGAACGGCCATGGTTCAATGTTAATTTATTCTTTATTACATTTATCTGGTTATGATTTATCTATTGATGATTTAAAGAACTTCCGTCAATTACACTCTAAAACTCCTGGTCATCCTGAATATGGTTATACTCCTGGTGTTGAAACAACAACAGGTCCATTAGGCGCAGGTATTTCTAATGCCGTAGGTATGGCTATTGCTGAGAAGACTTTAGCTGCTCAATTTAACCGCGAAAATCATGACATAGTTGATCATTTTACTTATTGTTTCTTAGGTGATGGTTGTTTAATGGAAGGTATTTCTCACGAAGTTTGTTCATTAGCAGGCACATTAGGATTAGGCAAATTAATCACTTTTTGGGATGACAATGGTATTTCTATTGATGGTCATGTTGAAGGTTGGTTTACAGATAACACTCCACAACGTTTTGAAGCTTATGGTTGGCACGTAATTAGTGTTGATGGCCATGATAGCGAAGCGATTGCAGCAGCAATTGTTGAAGCAAAATCAGTGACTGACAAACCAAGTATGATTTGTTGTAAAACTATTATAGGTTTTGGCTCTCCAAATAAATCAGGCACACATGATTGTCATGGCGCACCATTAGGTGATGATGAGATAGCAGCCACACGCGAATTTTTAAACTGGCCACACGCACCATTTGAAGTACCAGAAAATGTATATTCACAATGGGATCAAAAAGCAAAAGGCGCAGCTAAGCAAGTAAGCTGGAATGAAAAATTCTCGGCTTACCAAGCGGCTTACCCAGAACTAGCAAGTGAGTTTGAACGTCGTGTAATTAAAGGTGAATTACCACAAGATTTTGAAGAAAAAGCCAATGAGTTTATTCAACAATGTCATGAAAATGGTGAGAATATCGCTTCACGTAAAGCTTCACAAAATGCTATTGAAGCTTTTGGTCCTGTATTACCAGAAATGTTAGGCGGCTCTGCCGATTTAGCCGGTTCAAATTTAACATTGTGGTCTGGCTCAAAAGGTATTGAAACTGATCCAGCTGGCAATTACATATTCTACGGTGTACGTGAATTTGGTATGAGCGGCATAATGAACGGTGTTTCATTACATGGCGGTTTCATCAACTACGGCGCTACTTTCATGATGTTTATGGAATATGCACGTAATGCTGTACGTATGTCCGCCTTAATGGGTATTCAAAATATCTTTGTTTACACGCATGATTCAATTGGTCAAGGTGAAGATGGTCCAACTCATCAGCCAATAGAGCAATTAACAAATTTACGTACTACGCCAAACTTAACTACATGGAGACCATGCGATGCAACTGAATCAGCTGTTGCATGGAAAGCTGCTGTACAAAGCCAAAAAGCACCTTCTGCTTTAATTTTTTCACGCCAAGGCTTACCAGCAATGGTACGTAGTCAAACACAAGTAAGTGATATTGCTAAAGGTGGCTATATTTTACAGAACTGTGAAGGAACTCCTGACGTAATTCTTATCGCTACAGGCTCTGAAGTAGCATTAGCGATTGATTCTGCTAAATCACTGACAGAACAAGGTACAAAGGTTCGTGTTGTGTCTATGCCATCAACCAATGTTTTTGACGCACAAACAAGTGATTATAAAGAATCTGTATTACCTGCTAACGTTACTAAACGTGTTGCTATTGAAGCTGCTCATGTTGATTTTTGGGCTAAATATGTTGGTTTAAACGGCGCGGTAGTAGGTATGACTACTTTTGGTGAATCTGCACCAGGTAATGTATTACTTGAACACTTTGGCTTTACCGTTGATAACGTTATCAAAACAGTCAACGCGCTTTAA
- the dapB gene encoding 4-hydroxy-tetrahydrodipicolinate reductase yields the protein MKVKVAILGCSGRMGRNLIQAAHEHESIELIGGSVRASSSFAGFDLGELAGIGAMGLTTVTELSQLNDAEVFIDFTSIETSLENINWCKENNKALVIGTTGFNDEQVSIIKEAGKSMPIVLAPNTSVGVNLMFKLLEITAKAIGDYTDIEIFEAHHRFKKDAPSGTAVKMGQVIADTLGRDLNECAVYGREGITEERSRETIGFATVRAGDIVGEHTAYFADLGERIEITHKASSRMTFALGAMRAAFWLSEADNGFYDMQDVLGLK from the coding sequence ATGAAAGTAAAAGTAGCAATATTAGGCTGTAGTGGCCGAATGGGTCGTAATCTTATTCAAGCAGCCCATGAACATGAAAGTATTGAACTTATTGGCGGCAGCGTTCGTGCTAGTTCTTCATTTGCAGGATTTGACCTGGGTGAATTAGCCGGTATTGGCGCAATGGGTTTAACTACCGTGACTGAGTTAAGCCAGTTGAACGACGCAGAAGTCTTTATTGATTTTACATCGATAGAAACTTCGCTTGAAAATATTAACTGGTGTAAAGAAAATAATAAGGCGTTAGTTATTGGCACAACAGGGTTTAACGACGAACAAGTTAGCATTATTAAAGAGGCCGGAAAGTCAATGCCTATCGTGCTAGCACCTAATACCTCAGTTGGTGTTAATTTAATGTTTAAACTACTTGAAATTACTGCCAAAGCCATTGGTGATTATACTGACATCGAAATTTTTGAAGCTCATCATCGATTTAAGAAAGATGCTCCTTCTGGAACCGCTGTTAAAATGGGGCAGGTAATTGCTGATACTTTAGGCCGAGATCTTAATGAATGTGCAGTGTATGGCCGAGAAGGAATTACAGAGGAACGTAGCAGGGAAACCATTGGTTTTGCCACTGTTCGAGCTGGAGATATTGTCGGTGAGCACACGGCTTATTTCGCCGATTTAGGTGAACGTATAGAAATTACACACAAGGCAAGTTCTCGAATGACTTTCGCTTTAGGTGCTATGAGAGCCGCATTCTGGTTGAGTGAAGCTGATAATGGCTTTTACGATATGCAGGATGTTTTAGGCTTAAAATAA
- the epd gene encoding erythrose-4-phosphate dehydrogenase translates to MINIAINGFGRIGRSIVRSLYESGRNEDFRIVAINDLAPATGIAHLLKYDTTHGRFAFSVEQEDEKLFISNKSTSQNNQFRNEIALLHFDKIEQIPWREHKIDIVLDCTGKFGSKADGLAHIKQGAKKVLFSHPCTQDIDATIIYGINHHELTSGDTVVSNGSCTTNCIVPVIKVLDDAFGIESGTITTIHSSMHDQQVIDAYHPDLRRSRAASQSIIPVDTKLAVGIERILPKFKGRFEAIAVRVPTLNVTAMDLSVTVNEDVSIHAINQVIQQAEATPLDQQGLQGILAYTEEALVSVDFNHDTHSCIVDGNQTRVSHKRLVKMLIWSDNEWGFANRMLDTAQAMASI, encoded by the coding sequence ATGATAAATATTGCTATTAACGGCTTTGGTCGTATTGGTCGAAGTATTGTTCGCTCGCTTTATGAAAGCGGTAGAAACGAAGACTTCAGAATAGTTGCGATAAACGACTTAGCACCCGCAACCGGTATTGCTCATTTATTGAAATACGATACAACACATGGACGGTTTGCTTTTTCTGTTGAACAAGAAGACGAAAAGCTATTTATTTCCAATAAAAGTACCTCACAAAATAACCAGTTTAGAAATGAAATAGCATTACTTCATTTTGACAAAATTGAACAAATCCCTTGGCGTGAACACAAAATTGATATCGTTCTCGACTGTACAGGAAAATTTGGCAGTAAAGCCGATGGTTTAGCGCACATTAAACAAGGTGCTAAAAAAGTATTATTTTCTCACCCTTGCACCCAAGATATTGATGCAACAATTATTTATGGTATTAATCATCATGAGCTTACCAGTGGTGACACGGTTGTTTCAAATGGCTCATGTACAACTAACTGTATAGTGCCTGTAATAAAAGTGCTTGATGATGCTTTTGGTATTGAAAGCGGCACTATAACAACTATTCATTCTTCTATGCATGATCAACAAGTCATTGATGCTTATCACCCAGATCTACGTCGTAGTCGTGCAGCTAGCCAATCTATTATTCCGGTAGATACAAAATTAGCGGTAGGCATTGAACGAATTTTACCTAAATTTAAAGGTAGGTTTGAAGCAATTGCTGTTCGGGTACCAACACTGAATGTTACAGCAATGGATTTAAGTGTTACGGTTAATGAAGATGTCAGTATTCATGCTATTAACCAAGTAATACAGCAAGCTGAAGCGACACCATTAGATCAACAAGGTTTACAAGGAATATTAGCTTATACCGAAGAAGCGCTAGTCTCCGTTGATTTTAATCACGATACGCATTCTTGTATCGTCGATGGTAACCAAACACGTGTTAGCCATAAACGTTTAGTTAAAATGCTGATATGGAGTGACAATGAATGGGGATTTGCAAATAGAATGTTAGACACTGCACAAGCAATGGCCTCTATTTAG
- a CDS encoding Na+/H+ antiporter NhaC family protein, which produces MTTSIAEDKPTTKKKSLIALLPFAVFLGIFLGTGIILTLQGVEFAFYQLPASIAIIPAIFVAIYLGKVLGKEPIDKQIGQFISGAGHANIMTMCIIYLLAGAFATVAKATGSVDASVQLGLAFFPTYLLLPGLFLVAAFLSTAMGTSMGTIAAIAPIALGFIESAGIDSALVAGCLISGAIFGDNLSIISDTTIASTRSQGAHMKDKFRVNFKFAVPAAIVCLVIFSISGQDIDYQLVSDPAVFGLIPYIVILILALSGVNVFVVLALGIVLAAAIGMLTNDYQLSALITDINAGFSSMQDIFILSLFIGGLSELIRHQGGLFALTKTIESFAKKLSPHNKKRAAGLGIAGLTFGCNFFTANNTVSIIITGETAKDLANDGELTPAQSASLLDVFACINQGLLPYGAQALLLGSTLGISPIAVISHAFYPMILFFTAGIAFWRMTKN; this is translated from the coding sequence ATGACTACTTCTATAGCAGAAGACAAACCAACAACGAAGAAAAAAAGTTTAATTGCATTATTACCTTTTGCTGTATTTCTTGGCATTTTTTTAGGTACAGGTATTATTTTAACGCTACAAGGCGTTGAATTCGCTTTTTATCAGCTCCCTGCTAGCATCGCTATAATTCCTGCTATTTTTGTTGCTATATACTTAGGCAAGGTATTAGGTAAAGAGCCTATTGATAAACAAATAGGGCAATTTATTAGTGGCGCAGGCCACGCCAACATAATGACTATGTGTATTATTTATCTACTCGCAGGTGCTTTTGCAACAGTAGCTAAAGCAACAGGTAGTGTTGATGCTAGTGTGCAGTTAGGTCTAGCATTTTTTCCAACTTACCTATTATTACCAGGTTTATTCTTAGTTGCTGCATTTTTATCAACGGCCATGGGTACTTCAATGGGAACCATTGCCGCTATTGCTCCTATTGCTTTAGGTTTTATAGAGTCTGCCGGTATAGACTCAGCATTAGTTGCTGGTTGTTTAATTTCAGGTGCAATTTTTGGTGATAACTTATCTATAATTTCTGATACGACTATTGCGTCAACACGTAGTCAAGGTGCTCACATGAAGGATAAATTTAGAGTTAACTTTAAATTTGCGGTACCTGCAGCCATTGTTTGTTTAGTTATATTCTCAATTTCAGGACAAGATATTGATTATCAACTGGTTAGTGACCCTGCCGTTTTCGGTCTTATTCCTTATATTGTTATTCTCATACTTGCTCTCTCGGGTGTTAATGTTTTTGTCGTATTAGCGTTAGGTATAGTATTGGCAGCAGCAATTGGCATGTTAACCAACGACTATCAATTATCAGCGTTAATAACTGATATCAATGCTGGCTTTTCTAGCATGCAAGATATCTTTATTCTGTCATTATTTATTGGTGGTTTAAGTGAATTAATTCGCCATCAAGGTGGATTATTCGCTCTCACAAAAACTATTGAGTCGTTCGCAAAGAAATTAAGCCCACATAATAAGAAGCGTGCCGCTGGTTTAGGTATTGCAGGATTAACTTTTGGTTGTAACTTTTTTACAGCCAACAATACAGTATCAATTATTATAACAGGCGAAACAGCAAAGGATTTAGCCAATGACGGGGAATTAACACCGGCACAATCGGCCAGTTTACTCGATGTGTTTGCCTGTATTAACCAAGGTTTATTACCCTATGGAGCACAAGCGTTATTATTAGGTTCAACGTTAGGTATTTCGCCAATAGCAGTCATATCTCATGCATTTTATCCGATGATATTGTTCTTTACTGCTGGTATTGCGTTCTGGCGAATGACAAAAAATTAA
- the ligA gene encoding NAD-dependent DNA ligase LigA translates to MSTADLPQALFEKVKQLHKEINQYNHQYYVLDQPSVPDAEYDRLMRELLSIEQEYPELKFLDSPSQKVGGQALKAFSQVTHQIPMLSLDNVFSSEEWAAFIKRIQDRLNSDKKLVICAEPKLDGLAVSLRYEKGFLVQAATRGDGSIGENITENIRTIKSIPLKLIGESGIDYPDVIEVRGEVFMPKASFERLNEMAIKKGEKSFANPRNAAAGSLRQLDSKVTAKRNLDFYAYGLGFVGELTVNNTLANEQVFLKNSHYQRLCQIKSLGLPMCPEVRLLDDQQQVQHFYQDILSKRDQLSYEIDGTVLKVDNILLQERLGFVARAPRWAMAYKFPAQEELTVIEDVEFQVGRTGAITPVARLKPVFVGGVTVSNATLHNQSEIERLGLKIGDTVIIRRAGDVIPQIVSVVLEKRTEDAKDVIFPQTCPVCDSKVSKVEGEAVLRCTAGLFCQAQRKEAIKHFASRKAHDVDGLGDKLVEQLVDEGLISTPADLFSLTEIDISTMDRMGLKSAKNLITSIDKAKHTTLAKFIYGLGIREVGEATAANLANYFYTLTAIRTASFEALQAVDDVGAIVAKNIVNFFKEEHNLAVVLALDAIMTWPDIVVKSADELPLADQTFVLTGTLSQMGRSEAKAALQLLGAKVSGSISAKTHFLVAGEKSGSKLIKAQDLGLAVLTEDDLVALLAKYN, encoded by the coding sequence ATGTCTACAGCTGACCTTCCGCAAGCGTTATTTGAAAAAGTAAAACAACTTCATAAAGAAATTAATCAGTATAACCATCAATATTATGTACTTGATCAACCCAGTGTTCCTGATGCTGAATATGACAGGCTAATGCGTGAGTTATTATCAATAGAACAAGAATATCCTGAACTGAAATTCCTGGATTCACCTAGCCAAAAAGTTGGTGGTCAAGCGCTAAAAGCATTTAGCCAAGTAACTCATCAAATACCGATGTTATCGCTTGATAATGTTTTTTCAAGTGAAGAATGGGCAGCTTTTATTAAGCGTATTCAAGATCGATTAAATAGCGATAAGAAACTCGTTATTTGTGCCGAACCAAAACTTGATGGGTTAGCGGTGAGCTTACGTTATGAAAAAGGTTTTTTGGTGCAAGCGGCCACAAGAGGCGATGGCAGTATTGGTGAAAACATTACTGAAAATATTCGTACGATTAAATCAATTCCTTTAAAGCTTATTGGTGAAAGTGGTATTGACTACCCTGATGTTATTGAAGTTCGAGGCGAAGTTTTTATGCCTAAAGCGAGTTTTGAACGCCTAAATGAAATGGCAATAAAGAAAGGTGAAAAATCATTTGCAAACCCTCGTAATGCCGCCGCCGGCAGTTTACGACAATTAGATTCAAAGGTTACCGCTAAGCGCAATTTAGATTTCTATGCCTATGGTCTCGGCTTTGTGGGGGAGCTTACAGTAAATAATACACTTGCAAATGAGCAAGTTTTTTTGAAAAACTCACATTATCAACGCTTATGTCAAATTAAGTCTTTAGGTTTACCTATGTGCCCTGAAGTTCGCTTACTCGATGATCAACAGCAAGTTCAACACTTTTATCAAGATATTTTAAGTAAACGAGATCAGCTTAGTTATGAAATAGATGGCACTGTATTAAAAGTTGATAATATTTTATTGCAAGAAAGGCTTGGTTTTGTTGCACGAGCACCACGATGGGCGATGGCCTATAAATTCCCTGCCCAAGAGGAATTAACCGTTATTGAAGACGTTGAATTTCAGGTAGGACGTACTGGTGCTATTACTCCAGTAGCGCGTTTAAAACCAGTATTTGTAGGTGGCGTTACTGTTTCAAACGCAACGTTGCATAATCAAAGTGAAATAGAACGTTTGGGTTTGAAAATCGGTGATACGGTTATTATACGTCGAGCTGGCGATGTGATACCTCAAATTGTTTCGGTTGTACTTGAAAAACGTACAGAAGACGCTAAAGACGTCATATTTCCACAAACTTGTCCTGTTTGTGACTCTAAGGTGAGTAAAGTAGAAGGTGAAGCTGTTCTTAGATGTACAGCAGGACTATTCTGCCAAGCACAAAGAAAAGAAGCTATTAAGCACTTTGCCTCGCGTAAAGCGCATGATGTTGATGGTTTAGGCGATAAATTAGTAGAGCAATTGGTCGATGAAGGCCTTATTTCGACACCGGCTGATTTATTTAGCTTAACTGAAATTGATATTAGCACTATGGATCGTATGGGGCTAAAATCGGCTAAGAATTTAATTACCTCGATAGATAAAGCAAAACATACTACATTGGCTAAATTCATTTATGGCCTTGGTATTCGAGAAGTCGGTGAAGCGACAGCAGCTAACTTAGCCAATTACTTTTACACATTAACAGCAATTCGAACTGCAAGTTTCGAGGCTCTACAAGCTGTTGATGATGTAGGGGCTATTGTTGCTAAAAACATTGTTAACTTTTTTAAAGAAGAGCACAATTTAGCGGTTGTATTAGCATTAGATGCTATCATGACTTGGCCTGATATTGTTGTTAAAAGTGCTGATGAATTACCATTAGCAGACCAAACGTTTGTTTTGACCGGCACTTTAAGCCAAATGGGGCGAAGTGAAGCGAAAGCTGCTTTACAGCTTTTAGGTGCTAAAGTCTCAGGTAGTATCTCAGCAAAAACTCACTTTTTAGTGGCAGGTGAAAAGTCAGGTTCAAAATTAATCAAAGCACAAGATTTAGGTTTGGCTGTGTTAACCGAAGATGATTTAGTCGCTTTATTAGCAAAGTATAATTAA
- the zipA gene encoding cell division protein ZipA: MEDNFRNALIILSGVIIAAIFIHGLWTIRKQKNPYKLKTNKTKVEVEPVSRDFDGSGFDQDGVGQVKVLRQANEPRVESEKDFEQDISLEEIRHLESGQHNDLYNDFVTNEKFSAHNIGAKEQGTKVEIKKEITLEQPMYQQPVTKAKPVRVNTSGTASKNYTPTKPTESLSEEEIKRNQIEINFGEGLSAEDESMKNFTIDDIENNSQNNSTNSTQEKEVEVKNLETQVIILSVVMPDNHQMSGAALLPSLLTLGMKYGEMNIFHRHQDSAGNGAVTFSLANMLNPGSFELDTMETFVTQGVSLFMTLPNAGDPFAAFEQMLLAAKQLAAQFNAQLLDDKRNVMTKQTEQHYVSKIREFDRQHRLARF, translated from the coding sequence ATGGAAGATAATTTCAGAAACGCATTAATTATTCTTAGCGGTGTTATCATTGCTGCTATATTTATTCATGGTTTATGGACCATTCGAAAGCAAAAAAATCCTTATAAACTAAAAACCAATAAGACAAAGGTTGAAGTTGAACCAGTATCCAGAGATTTTGATGGTAGCGGCTTCGATCAAGACGGTGTCGGCCAAGTAAAAGTATTAAGACAGGCTAATGAACCTAGGGTCGAAAGTGAAAAAGATTTTGAACAGGATATTAGTCTAGAAGAAATTCGCCATTTAGAAAGTGGTCAGCATAATGACCTTTACAATGATTTTGTAACGAATGAAAAATTTTCTGCTCATAATATAGGCGCTAAAGAGCAAGGTACTAAAGTAGAAATAAAAAAAGAAATCACTTTAGAACAACCTATGTATCAGCAACCTGTAACTAAAGCAAAACCAGTAAGGGTAAATACGAGTGGAACTGCTAGCAAAAACTATACGCCAACAAAACCTACTGAGTCGCTGTCTGAAGAAGAAATAAAAAGAAACCAAATTGAAATTAATTTTGGTGAAGGTTTATCTGCTGAAGATGAGTCTATGAAAAATTTTACTATTGATGATATTGAGAATAACTCTCAAAATAATTCTACAAATAGTACTCAAGAGAAAGAAGTTGAAGTAAAAAATCTTGAGACACAAGTAATTATTTTAAGTGTAGTAATGCCGGATAATCATCAAATGTCAGGTGCTGCACTTTTACCTAGCTTATTAACGTTAGGCATGAAATATGGTGAAATGAATATTTTCCATCGTCATCAAGACAGTGCTGGTAATGGTGCTGTAACCTTTAGTTTAGCTAACATGCTCAACCCAGGATCTTTCGAGTTAGATACAATGGAAACATTTGTGACACAAGGGGTAAGTTTATTTATGACCCTTCCGAATGCCGGTGACCCTTTTGCTGCGTTCGAACAAATGTTATTAGCCGCTAAGCAATTAGCTGCTCAATTCAATGCACAATTACTTGATGACAAGCGTAATGTAATGACTAAACAAACAGAGCAGCATTATGTGAGCAAAATTCGTGAGTTTGATAGACAACATCGCCTTGCTCGATTTTAA